The sequence GACTGCACCATGGCCGGGGTTGGGCTGCTACTGTTCCGTCCCAGAAAACACCCCCGTCCACGACCGCCACACACCACTGCCATGAGCCACTTCACCTACTACCTCACTTTTGACCGGCCCGTCCCCGGCTTGGGTGCCGACACGGGTGGCCGGAGCTTTGCACGGCACTATGTTGAGCTGGACGGTCTGGCTCGCAACCTCGGGCTGGCCCCGCTGGAGCGCTTCTTCAGCACCGACTGCTCGGTCGTCTGCCAAACCTTCGAGGGCGACTCGCTCTTCGCCGAAGAAGACATCACCGATGAGGTGTGCTGGCATGACCCGGACGAAGGGTTGTCGTCCTTCGGCACCCTGAGTTCGGTGCTGCGCTGGCAACCCGGCCACGAAGCCGCCGACGCCCTGCCCGACTTGGACAACTTCGTCCACGCACTGCGCCAAGCCCGCCATCACGACGCTCGCTTCTACTTGGCCGTCGATTTTTGATCCTTTCCGCCCTGGCCTTGGCGTGCCTGGGCGGTGTCATGGTTTTGACCTTGTAACTTTGTTACCTCATAATCTGAGGACAAGTTACTCCTCCCGTGTCAGCCATGAACACCTTGCATCCCGTGGTGGCCGCCGTCACCGAGCGCATCCGCACGCGCAGCGCTGCCAGCCGCCGCGCCTACCTTCAGCAAGTGGCCACGCTGCGCCAGCGCACACGCGGGGCCGAACGTTTGGGCTGCGCCAACGTCGCGCATGCTTTCGCGGCGTTGCCGGGCAGCGAGAAATTCAAGGTCGTGGCCGAAAAAGCGCCCAACATCGGCATCGTCACGGCGTACAACGATTTGCTCTCGGCCCATCAGCCTTACGAGGGTTACCCCGCGCAGATCCGTGAAACCGCGCTGAAACTCGGCGCCACCGTGCAAGTGGCCGGCGGCGTGCCAGCGATGTGCGACGGCGTCACCCAAGGTTACGCCGGCATGGAGCTGAGTTTGTTCTCGCGGGACACCATCGCCATGGGCACCGCCATCGCCCTGTCGCACGACGTGTTCGACGCGGTGCTGCTGCTGGGCATTTGCGACAAGATCGTGCCCGGCCTGCTCATCGGCGCGCTGCATTTTGGCCACCTGCCGTGCGTGTTCGTGCCAGCGGGGCCGATGGCGTCGGGGTTGTCGAACAGCGCCAAGGCCAAGGTGCGCGAGCAGGCGGCGCAAGGCTTGGTCGGGCGCGAGGAGCTGCTGCAAGCCGAACAAGCCGCCTACCACGGCGCCGGCACTTGCACGTTCTACGGCACCGCCAACTCCAACCAAATGCTGTTGGAAGCGATGGGGTTGCACGTCCCCGGCGCGGCGTTTGTTCATCCACACGACCCGCTGCGCCACGCCCTGACGGACGAAGCGGTGCGCTCGGCGCTGGCCCTGCGCCAGCGCGGGGCCTCCATTGGCGAGATGGTGGACGAGCGTTGCATCGTCAACGCGATGGTGGCGCTGCTGGCCACGGGCGGCTCAACGAACCACCTGATTCACTGGGTGGCGGTGGCGCGGGCGGCGGGCATCACCATCGATTGGACGGATTTTTCGGAGCTGTCTGCCGTGGTGCCGCTGCTGGCGCGGGTCTATCCGAACGGCGCGGCGGATGTGAACCAGTTTCACGCAGCGGGCGGCACCGGGTTTGTGATTCGCGAATTGATCGCTGGCGGTTTCATGCACGCCGATGTGGGCACGGTGGCGCCGGGCGGCCTGTCCGCCTACGGCACGGTGCCCCGGTTGGCGGATCACGGCGCCGTCACCTGGGACGCGCTGCCCGATGCGAGTGGTGATGAGGGTGTGGTGCGCGGTGTGGCCGCCCCGTTCTCGCCCAGCGGTGGACTCAAACTGCTCGAAGGCAATTTGGGGCGTTCCGTCATCAAGGTGTCGGCGGTGCCGGAGGATCGACACATCATCGAAGCGCCGGCCCTCGTGTTCGACAGCCAAGACGCCCTGCAAACCGCCTTCCAAGCCGGCGAGTTGAACCGCGATTTCGTCGCCGTGGTGCGTTTCCAAGGCCCGCAGGCCAACGGCATGCCCGAGCTGCACAAACTCACCCCACCGCTGGCGGTGTTGCAGGGCCAGGGTTTCAAGGTCGCGCTGGTGACGGATGGCCGCATGAGCGGCGCCAGCGGCAAGGTGCCCGCCGCCATCCACATGAGCCCTGAAGTGCTGGCCGGAGGCCCGCTGGGCAAGGTACGCAACGGTGACGTGATCCGCCTGGATGCCGTGGCCGGCACGCTGAACGCCTTGGTGCCCGCTGAAGAATGGGCCGCCCGCGACGCAGAACTCCGCTCCGCCGACTTGGCCGCCCAACATGCCCACGGTCTGGGCCGCGATTTGTTTGCCGGCCTGCGCCGCAACGTCAACAGCGCCGAACAAGGCGCTTGCACTTGGCTGTGAACGCCCGGTGCCACTCGATTCTCAGGAAGGATTTCGCAGGATGAACACGCTGGATCTCGTTCAACACGGCCCGGTGATCCCGGTCATCGTCATCGACCGGCTGGAAGACGCCGTGCCCTTGGCCCAAGCCTTGGTGGCAGGCGGCGTGCGGGTGCTCGAAGTGACGCTGCGCACCCCCGTGGCGCTGGACGCCATCCGCGCCATGACGGCGGTGGAAGGTGCCATCGTCGGGGCTGGCACGATCCGCAGCGCTGCCGATGCCCGCGCCGCCCACGCAGCGGGCGCGGTGTTTGGCGTCAGCCCGGGTTACACCGCTGAAGTGGGCGCGGCGTGCCGCGAGGTTGGCTTGCCGCTGTTGCCGGGGGTGGCCACAGCCAGCGAAGTCATGGCAGCGCAGGCCGACGGGCTGAGTTTCCTCAAGTTCTTCCCGGCCACGGCAGCGGGTGGGATTCCGATGCTCAAAGCCCTGGCCGGCCCCTTCCCCGATGTGGTGTTTTGCCCCACGGGCGGCATCAGTTTGGCCACGGCGCCGGACTTTTTGGCGCTGCCCAACGTCAAAGTGTGCGGCGGTTCGTGGCTCACCCCAGCGGATGCGGTGAAGGCAGGGGACTGGGCACGCATCACCGAGTTGGCCGCTCAAGCGCAAAGCTTGCGCCGACCGGGGTGAGGTAGACACCGGCCATTGCTATTCTCTCGGGCCCATTCATGCAGCTTCACATCCGACGCATGAATGGGAAACATCACAAGTACCCGAGAGACACGCCATGGCCGCCTCCTTGATGACCTCTGCCCTGACCGTTGACGAATTCAGCGGCACTGCCACGATCACGTTTTCGCTGCTGACCGCCGCCACCAGCAGCGCCTCGTTCGCTTACTCGCTCAACGGGCTGATGGCGTATGAGTCCAGTGGCAGCTACGGGGATTTCTGGGGCAGCGACGGCACGGTAACGTTCGCTGTCGGGCAAGACAGTCAGTCCATCACCTTCAGCCTGAACAACGATGCCAGCGTCGAACCGACGGAGTCGCTTTACCTCTGGCTGTCCAACGCCAACAACCTGACGCTGGGCAACAACCAAGTGCTGGTGTCCATCGTGGACAACGACCGCATCGTTGCCGATTGGGACGGCAACAGCAACCTGAGCGGCGCCGAAAAAGCCCAGTTGTGCGTGCGCGACGTGGCGGTGGATGAAAAATCCCGCACCGCCACCTTTGACTTGGTGCTGGACAAAGCCACCACCGGCAGTTTCAGCGTCGTCTACGGCACCAGCGATGGCACCGCTCGCGCCGGTGAAGATTTCACCGCCAAAACCGGCAGTGTGACGTTTGCGGCGGGGCAAACCGTGCAGCATGTCACCGTCAGCCTGAGCGACGATCTCACCAGCGAAGGGGCCGAGTTTTTCCATCTGGCGTTGCAATCCACCCCCGGTGGCAGCGCCAGCAACCAAGTCATCATCGCCGACGCCCAAGGCACCGCCCTCATTGGCCGCAACGATGTGGGCGCCATCTCGACCCCCACTGTGACGTGCAGCCCCATCGTCGTCAGCGAAGGCGAGGGTTACGGCGAGTTCACCGTGCAACTGAGTTCACCGAGTTTGAGCACGGTGGCGGTGGACTACAACGTCGGCGGCCTCACCGCCTACGAAAGCATCGGCAGCAGCGGGGATTTTTGCGGCTACGGCGGCACGCTGCAATTTGCGGCGGGGGTCACCACCCAAACCGTGCGTTTTGAACTCAATGCGGGGCAGAACAGCATCGAAGCGATGGAGTCGCTCGTGCTGTCGCTCAGCAACCCGAGCGGGGCCACCCTCGGCAACACCCAGGTGCTCGGCACCATCGTGGATGACGACCATGGGGTCGGCGACACCAACGGCAACGGCACCCTGAACAGCACAGAACAAGCCCAACTGACGATCCGCGATGCGGTGGTGGACGAAGGCGCCGGCCTGATCACCTTCGACCTGGTGTTGGATCGGGCCACCACCGAAGCTTTCACGGTGGCCTACTCGACCGCCACCCTGCCTGGCAGTGCCTCCGCCGGGCTGGATTTCACCCATGCCATCGGCAGCGTTGGGTTTGCTGCGGGGCAAACGGTGCAGCACATCACCGTCGGCATCAGCAACGACAGCACCGCTGAAGGCCACGAGTTTTTCAACCTGACCCTGGGGGCCTTGGGGGGCAGCGGTGCCGCCCAGGTGCAAGTGGTGGACGCCCAAGGGCAGGGCCTGATCGGTGCCAACGATGCCAACGCCCTCAGCACACCGACCTTGACGTGCAGCGCGCTGCTCATCGACGAAAGCCAAGGTTATGGTGAATTCACCCTGCAACTGAACGCCCCCAGCAACACCTGGGGCACGATCGCCGTGAACTACGACGTCAGCGGTTTGCGGGCCTATGAGTCGATCGGTGATTCGGGCGACTTTGCGGGCACTTCGGGCGTGGTGAACTTCGCGCCGGGCAGCACCACGCAGACCGTGCGTTTCGAGATCAATCCGGGTGCGAATGTGGCGGAGGACATGGCGTCGCTCTACCTCTCGCTGTCCAACGCGGGTTACAGCAACACCGTCAACTTCGCCAACAACCGGGTGCTGGCCACGATTGTGGACAACGATACCGTCGTGGGTGACACCAACGCCAGCGGCATCCTGGATGCCAACGAGAAAGCCAACCTCTCGGTGCGCGATGTGGTGGTGGATGAAAAGGCCGGCATCGCCACCTTCGACCTGGTGTTGGACAAAGCCACCACGGACAGCTTCAGCGTGGCCTACAGCACCGCCACCGCGCCCGGCACCGCCATCGCTGGGGTGGACTTCACGGCAGCGTCGGGCAGCGTGGGTTTTGCGGCGGGGCAAACCGTGCAGCACGTGAGCGTGGCGCTCATGGACGACTTCACCGCCGAGGGGCAGGAATCGTTCAACCTGTCGCTGGGGGCGCTGGGGGGTCATGCGGCCACCCAAGTGGTGGTGGCGGACGGGCAAGGGCAAGCGTTGATCGGCGTCAGCGACAGCACGTTCAACACACCGCAACCGGTGGTCAGTGCAGGGCCGATCGTCGTCAGCGAGGCCGAGGGCTATGCGGAATTTACCGTTCAACTGAACGCCACCAGCGCCAGCGTGGTGTCGGTGAACTACCAAATCAGCGGGTTGACGGCTTATGAATCGATCGGCAGCTCGGGGGACTTTTCGGCAGTGGATGGCACGCTGACGTTTGCGCCGGGCGTCACCACGCAAACCATCCGCTGGGAGCTGAACGGTTCGGCGGGAGTGGAACCGATCGAATCGCTTTACCTGAGTTTGTCCAAAGCCAACCCCCTGGACACCACGCTGTTCGCCAACAACCAAGTGCTGGCCTCGATCGTGGACAGCGACCTCACGGTCGGTGATACCAACGCCAATGGTCAACTCGACAGCAGCGAAAAAGCCAACCTGAGTGTGCGCGACGTCATCATCGACGAGAAGGCCGGCTTCGCCACGTTCGATTTGGTGCTGAACAAAGCCACCACCAGCGCTTTCAGCGTCGCATATGCCACGGCGAATGTAGCGGGTGGCGCGACCGCCGGCCAAGACTACCTCGCCACCCAGGGCAGCGTGGGCTTTGCGGCGGGGCAAACCGTGCAGCATGTCCGCGTCAGCTTGATCGATGACGGGACCCTCGAAGGCAACGAGCGCTTCAACCTGAGCCTGGGCACCCTCAGCGGCGGTGCAGCCAGCCAGGTGCAAAAAGCCGACGCGACAGGCACCGCCCTCATCGGTGCCAATGACCAAATGACCGCCGCACTGCCCAACTTGAGTGTGCAGGATGCCGTGGCCATCGAAGGCCAAGGGTATGCCGATGTGCTGGTGCAACTCAGTGCCCCGGCCAGCGGCAACGTGTCGGTGAACTACAGCTTCTCGGGCGGCACGGCCTACGAGTCGATCGGTTCGTATGGCGACTTCGCGGCAGCGGATGGCACCCTGGTGTTCCGCGCCGGCGAGACCAGCAAAATTCTGCGCTTCGAGCTGAACGATCAAGACAGCGGTGCAGAAGCGGCCACCGAAACGGTGTTTGTCACCCTGTCCAATGCGGTGGGGGCCGGCTTGGCCGATGCCAACGCCACCGTGCTCATCGCCGACGACGACAACTTGGCCAGCAGCCAGCCCCTGGCCGGCGGTTTGGCCCACGACACCTACACCGTCGATGGAAAGAACGACGTGGTGCTGGAAACAACCTATGGCGGCGTCGATCAGGTGAACAGCCTCATCAACTACACCCTGGCGGCGAATGTGGAAAACCTGCTGCTGCAAGGCAGCCAAGGGCTGGCGGGCACGGGCAACGAGTTGGCCAACCTCCTCACGGGTAACGGCGGCGCGAACACGCTGACCGGTTTGGCGGGGCAAGACACGCTCATCGGCGGCGCCGGCAACGACAAGCTGATCGGTGGCACCGACCGCGATGTGCAAACCGGCGGCGGGGGCAGCGACATTTTCGACTTCAACGCCCTGACCGAAAGCGGCCTCACCACGGCCACACGCGACGTCATCACCGACTTCACGCACGGTGCGGATCGAATCGATGTCTCCACTCTGGACGCTCGGGCGGCAACGGCTGGCAACGAGGCGTTTTCGTTCATCGGTCACGCCGGCTTCAGCAGCAGCAATGCAACCGGCCAGTTGCGCTTTGACTACAACGCCACCACCCACGTCGCCACGCTCTACGGCAGCACCGACGCGGACAGCGCCGCCGAGTTCAGCCTGCAAGTGACGCTGGCCAACGCCACCGCTTTGGTGGCGTCGGACTTCATCCTCTGAGCGTCGGGGACGCAAGCCCTCGCAACGTACCAGCGTCAACAGTTTGAGTTCAGCGTTCGTGACCGACGAAGCGTTGGCGCATGCGGCGGGTGTCGTGGCCTCGGTGCCATAAACGCGTCAGAAAACGGGCGGCACGCGCCAGTGCGTTGTCCAGTGCCGTGCGCCAGTCGCTCGCCACAGAGGCGACGACCACCGACCCGGCGCCGTCGGTTCGGAGTTCCACTTGGCAGCGCTTGTCAATGCCACCACGCGGGCCGTTCACGTCCGACATCTGCACCTCGGCGCGTGGCACCAGCCAGACCAGGCGCCGCAGCACGAAACGCACACGGCGTTCCGTCAGGTCGCGCAAGTCAGTGGCGTGCGGATGACGAGACTTGAAGAGCACTTGCATCACGGATCTCCATCGGTTGAGAAACGGACAAAGTGTGAATCGCCTGGCAGTTCTGAAAAAGCAGTCTTTCAAGAACAAAAACATCGGATAAATCTGAACATCAGACGGCGCATCGGTCGCAAACTCCGGGGCTTGGCAGCGCCGGCTGGCACGCCACCCTTTGGAGATGCACCCGATGCCCAACGCTCGAATCGCCAACGCCGTCCGTCTGGAGTTCGCTTCCGACGCCCTGGTTCAATCCAACCTGTCCGGCGCGGCCTTCACGGGCGACTGGCTCTGGGTGGCCGGCGACGAAGCCTGCGGCCTGGATCGCCTGCGCCAACTCAACCCGGTGGGACGCGAGACTTTGCGCTTCGGTGAGGTGCGCGACTTCGCGCTCGCCGACCTGCTGGATCTGCCTGGCGCAGCCGACGACGAGGCCGACCTGGAAGGAATGGCCGTGGCCGACGGTTTCCTCTGGGTGGTCGGCTCGCATGGCTTGAAGCGCAAAAATGCCAAGCTGGATCGAGGCCACGCCGACAACGCCAAGCGGCTGGCGAAGGTGGTGCTGGATGGCAATCGTCGCCTGCTGGCCTGCCTGCCGATCGAGCCCGACGCCCAAGGCGAGCCCTGCTTGGTGCGTCAGGCTCAGGATGGTCGTCGGGCGCAGCGCTTGAAGGGGGATGCGCAGACGAACCTCCTCACCCGTGTGCTGGCCGATGACCCTCACTTCGGGCCGTACATGGCCATCCCGGGCAAGGACAACGGATTCGACATCGAAGGCCTGGCTGTGGACGGTCGTCGGCTGCTGCTCGGCCTGCGCGGCCCGGTGCTGCGCGGCTGGTCGGCCGTGCTGGAGATCGCGGTGGAAGGGCGCGGCGATCAGTTGCGACTGATCCCCCTCGACGACAGCGGGACGCTGATCCGAAAGCATTTCTTGCAGCTCGACGGCCTGGGCGTGCGGGATCTGCATTTCTCAGGCGATGATCTTTACATCCTGGCCGGCCCAACGATGGTGCTGAACGGTGACATCCGCGTCTTCAAGTGGCCCGCCGCTCGACCCCTGCTGGCGGCCAATCGCGAGCCGGTGCGTTTCGAGTCAGCGTTGAGCGAGTCGATGCCCCTGCCACATGGCCACGGCACCAATCGTGCCGAAGCGATATGCGAACTGCCGCCAGCGCTGTCCGGCGGCCAAACGCGCTGGCTTGTGCTGTACGACGCTCCGGGGGCCGATCGCCGGGAAGGCTCGCACACCGTCTTCGGCGATCTGCTGCACCGCGACTAGGGGGTGTCATTCCTGGAATGTCTCCCCCTCACCCCGGCCCTCTCCCCTGACGGAAGAGGGGTTAGGGAGAGGGGGAAACGTCACCATCGATTCAGTATCAAGAGAGGTCTGTGCGTATGGAAAAAGTGCTCTCAGGGATCGGGTCATTGCTTTACGGCATGCGATTCACCATGCTGTTCTTCTACGCAGGTCTGGTCGCGATCATTTTTGGCATCCTGGGCAAGTTCCTACAGGAAACCTACAAGCTGATGAACACTTTGGTGTTTGGCGAACTTGAGAAGATCGACCTGATCATCAAGGTGCTGGAGCTGGTGGACATGACGATGGTGGCGCAACTGGTTTGGGTGGTGGCCCTCGCCGGTGTATCGCTCTTCGTGACCACCGGGCACTTTGACAAGAAGGACATGAAAAAGCCCGACTGGCTGGATCACGTCAACACCTACAACCTCAAGCTGAAGCTGGCATTCGCCATCATCTCGATCTCCGGGGTACACGCCTTGAAGACCTACCTGAGTGGCAATCTGACGCTGGAGAACATCGAGATCGTGGCGGTGGTGGCGGTCATCCACTTTATGTTCGTGCTCTCTGCCATCGGCATTTCCTTTGCGGAGCGCTTGACGCGGGAGACGCACTGATCGCCCTCGGGATCATGGCCACCTTCCCCGACATCGACTTGGCGTCACCGCTCCAGTTCGTCGTCAACGTGGCCGCCGGTGGCCGCGACGCCCAGACCAAGCGCGACATCATCGAAGCCGCGCTGCGGGCTGACAGACGGCGGGGTGACTTGCTGTTTTGCCATCATCCTGCCGAGCTGCCCGGCATGGCGCAGCAAGCGGCTGCCAAGGCACTCGCCCACCGCACGGCTGTGGTCGCCGTCGGGGGTGACGGCACGCTCAACACCGTGGCGCAAGCAGCGCACGCCACGGGTTGTGCCATGGGCGTTGTGCCCCAGGGCACGTTCAATTACTTTGCCCGCACGCACGGCATCCCCACTGATCCGGCAGACGCTGTCCGGCTGCTGCTGCGGGCGACGCCGACGCCGGTTCAGGTGGCCGGCATCAACGACCGCGTGTTCCTCGTCAACGCCAGCCTCGGGCTCTACCCGAACTTGCTGGAAGATCGCGAAGCCTACAAGGCCCGCTTTGGCCGCAGCCGCTGGGTGGCGTTCCTGGCGGGGTGTGCGACGCTGCTGCGTGCGCAGCGCCGGCTGCGCGTGCGTATCGAGATGGGTGACACGGTGCGCGACGTGCAGACCTTGACGCTCTTTGTCGGCAACAACCGGTTGCAATTGCAGCAGCTCGGCGCCGAACCAGAGGACACCATCGACGGCACGCCTGGCGACGGCAGCATGGCTGCGTTGATGCTGCGACCCATCGGCACGCTGTCGATGATCGGGCTGATGCTGCACGGTGCGCTGGGCCGCTTGGGTGAGGCCGCTGGCGTGGAGCGCTTTGAGTTCCAGCACATGGTCGTCAAGCCGACACGGGTGCATGGGCGACGCGGGGTGAAGGTCGCCTTCGACGGCGAGGTGTCAACGCTGCGCGCACCGCTGCATTTTCGCGTGCTCGACACGCCGCTGTACCTGCTGGCACCGCGTCGCGGGGAGGCCGCTGGATGACGCTTCTGCTTCAGATCTCCGATCCACACTTCGGCACCGAGCGGGCAGTCGTTGTCGATGCGCTGGTCGCACTGGCTCGCCAACAAAGGCCCGACTTGGTCGTGCTGTCGGGCGACATCACACAGCGTGCCCGGTCGGCGCAGTTCCGCGCTGCACGCACCTTCACAGACCGTCTGGGCGCACCGGTACTGGCCGTGCCGGGCAACCATGACATCCCGCTGTTCGATCTTTGGACACGCCTGCGATGCCCCTATGTGCGCTACAGCGCCGCCTTCGGGGCCGACCTCGAACCGGTGCATCGCTCACCGGGCTTGCTCGTGGTGGGCGTGAACACCACACGGGCATGGCGTCACAAGAACGGGCAGATCGCCCCGCCGCAGATCGAGCGCGTGGCGGGGCTCCTCGAAAGCGCCGCAACGACGCAACTGCGGGTGGTGGTGGTGCATCAGCCCATTGCCGTGAGCCGTGACGAAGATCTGCCACATCGGCTGCACGGCCATCAGCCCGCGATGCAGCGCTGGGCTGCGGCAGGTGCAGACCTCGTCATGGGCGGCCACATCCACCTGCCGTACGTCGTCGCGTTGCCAGCACTGGCGCGTCCAATGTGGGCGGTTCAGGCCGGGACGGCGGTCTCGACCCGTGTGCGCTCGGGCGTGCCCAACTCCGTGAACCTGCTGCGCTGGGATCGGGCTTCAACACCGGGCACCTGCCAGATCGAGCAGTGGGACTTTTCGTCCCAAACCCGAGCATTCATCCTTGCAGAGGTGAAGGAAGTTCGCCCCGCTCGGCACACACGAACGGCTTGAGCCACGGATATCCCTGAGCCGCCCTCACCCTGGGTCAGGGATACAACCCGCGATCCTCCCGCGCCATCAAAATGCGCTCACACGCCACGGCAAACGTGGCGGTGCGCAGGCTGATGCGGTGTTGCTCGGACGTGTCCCAAATGCGGTTGAAGGCGCCGACCATGATTTTGTCGAGCCGGGCGTTGATTTCGTCTTCCGTCCAGAAGAAGCTCGAAAAGTCCTGCACCCACTCGAAGTAACTCACGGTCACGCCGCCAGCGTTGCAAATCACATCCGGCACCACGAGGATGCCGCGATCGGCCAGCACGTCATCGGCCACCGGCAGCGTCGGGCCGTTGGCGCCTTCGAGCACCAAGCGGGCGCGCAGGCGCTGGGCGCGTTCAGGCGTGATTTGGCCTTCCAAGGCAGCGGGGATGAGGATGTCGCAGTCCACATCCCAGAAGGCTTCGTCGGCCATCGGCTCACCGCCCGGGAAATCAGCCACGCCGCCGCGCTCCTTCACATGGGCCAGCAGCGCCGCCACATCCAAACCCCGCGTGTTGATGAGGCTGCCCGTGTGGTCTTGGGCCGCCACCAACTTGGCCCCCGCCTGCACAAACAGCTCGGCTGCGGCTGAACCGACGTTGCCCAGCCCTTGCACCGCCACCCGCGCCCCTTCGAGCGACAGGCCGATGCGTTGCGCCGCCTCGCGCCCCGTGACGAACACCCCGCGCCCCGTGGCCTTGACGCGCCCCAGCGAGCCGCCCAGGTGAATCGGCTTGCCCGTGACCACGCCGGTGGCGGTGGCACCGACGTTCATCGAGTAGGTGTCCATCATCCACGCCATGATCTGGGCGTTGGTGTTGACGTCGGGCGCCGGGATGTCCTGCTGCGGGCCGATGATGAGGCCGATTTCACTGGTGTAACGCCGGGTGAGTTTTTCCAGCTCTTTGTGGGACAAGGCTTTGGGATTCACCCGAATCCCGCCCTTGGCGCCACCGTAGGGCAAATTCACCGCCGCATTCTTGATGCTCATCCAGGCGGACAGGGCCATCACTTCCTGCAACGTCACGTCCGGGTGATAACGCACCCCTCCCTTGCCGGGGCCACGTGAGAGGTTGTGCTGCACGCGGTAGCCCTCGAAGTGGGCGACGGTGCCGTTGTCCAACTCGATGGGCACATCGACGATCAACACGCGCTTCGGACGCTTGAGCGTGTCAGCCCAACGGGCCAGGCGGCCCAGATAGGGCACCACGCGATCCACTTGCGAAAGGTAGGTGGCCCAAGCACTGTCAGCTTGGTGGGGAGCGAAAGAAAGGGCGTCGTTCATGGCGGCGTCTCCTGGGTTGTTGGTGATGCAACTCTAGAGGGAGCCAAATCCCTGCGCACACATCATGCGTTTTTTGCATGATGCCAACATAACCTGACAACACAGCGACTCTCTACACTGCCGCCCATGAACACCATCACTTCATCTTCTTCTTTTTTCCGTGTCGCCTTCATCGGCGGGGGCAACATGGCCAGTGCCATCATCGGTGGGCTGCGCCAAGCCGGTTGGCCGGCTGAGGCCATCACCGTGCTGGAACCGTGGGCCGAACAAGCCCAGCGTCTGCGGGAAGCGCAAGGCGTGTGTGTCCTCGAAACCGCCGATGCGCGTTTGGCCGACGCTGCCGTGGTCGTCTGGGCCGTCAAGCCGCAGATGTTTGCCCAGGCCGCTGCGGCGTGTGCGCCGTTCATCGGCCAGGCACTGCAACTGTCGGTGATGGCCGGCATCCGCAGCGACGCCATCGTGAACGCCACCGGTGCCGCCCGCGTGGTGCGCACCATGCCCAACACCCCCGCCTTGGTCGGACAGGGCATGACCGGGTTGTGCGCCACCGCCGCCGTCAGCGCCGCCGAACGTGCCCAGGTCGAACAACTGTTAGCGCCCACAGGCGCACTGCTGTGGGTGGAGGCCGAAGCCCAGTTGGATGCCGTCACCGCCCTGTCGGGCTCGGGCCCGGCCTACGTGTTCTTCTTCATCGAAGCCATGATGCAAGCTGGCACCGAGCTGGGTTTGTCGGCCGAACAAGCCCGGCGCCTGGCGGTGGGTACGTTCAGCGGTGCGGCGGCGTTGGCGGGGGCGTCCAGCGAAGCGCCCGAGGTGCTGCGCCAGCGCGTCACCTCCAAGGGCGGGACGACGTACGCGGCGATCACGTCCATGGAAGCCGCCGGCGTCAAACCCGCTTTTGTGGAGGCCATGCACGCCGCTGCGCAACGCGCCCAAGCCTTGGGCGATGAGTTTGGCCGCGCCTGAGTCAGCGCCAGTACGCC is a genomic window of Vitreoscilla filiformis containing:
- a CDS encoding DUF3616 domain-containing protein, with protein sequence MPNARIANAVRLEFASDALVQSNLSGAAFTGDWLWVAGDEACGLDRLRQLNPVGRETLRFGEVRDFALADLLDLPGAADDEADLEGMAVADGFLWVVGSHGLKRKNAKLDRGHADNAKRLAKVVLDGNRRLLACLPIEPDAQGEPCLVRQAQDGRRAQRLKGDAQTNLLTRVLADDPHFGPYMAIPGKDNGFDIEGLAVDGRRLLLGLRGPVLRGWSAVLEIAVEGRGDQLRLIPLDDSGTLIRKHFLQLDGLGVRDLHFSGDDLYILAGPTMVLNGDIRVFKWPAARPLLAANREPVRFESALSESMPLPHGHGTNRAEAICELPPALSGGQTRWLVLYDAPGADRREGSHTVFGDLLHRD
- the proC gene encoding pyrroline-5-carboxylate reductase; its protein translation is MNTITSSSSFFRVAFIGGGNMASAIIGGLRQAGWPAEAITVLEPWAEQAQRLREAQGVCVLETADARLADAAVVVWAVKPQMFAQAAAACAPFIGQALQLSVMAGIRSDAIVNATGAARVVRTMPNTPALVGQGMTGLCATAAVSAAERAQVEQLLAPTGALLWVEAEAQLDAVTALSGSGPAYVFFFIEAMMQAGTELGLSAEQARRLAVGTFSGAAALAGASSEAPEVLRQRVTSKGGTTYAAITSMEAAGVKPAFVEAMHAAAQRAQALGDEFGRA
- a CDS encoding Glu/Leu/Phe/Val family dehydrogenase encodes the protein MNDALSFAPHQADSAWATYLSQVDRVVPYLGRLARWADTLKRPKRVLIVDVPIELDNGTVAHFEGYRVQHNLSRGPGKGGVRYHPDVTLQEVMALSAWMSIKNAAVNLPYGGAKGGIRVNPKALSHKELEKLTRRYTSEIGLIIGPQQDIPAPDVNTNAQIMAWMMDTYSMNVGATATGVVTGKPIHLGGSLGRVKATGRGVFVTGREAAQRIGLSLEGARVAVQGLGNVGSAAAELFVQAGAKLVAAQDHTGSLINTRGLDVAALLAHVKERGGVADFPGGEPMADEAFWDVDCDILIPAALEGQITPERAQRLRARLVLEGANGPTLPVADDVLADRGILVVPDVICNAGGVTVSYFEWVQDFSSFFWTEDEINARLDKIMVGAFNRIWDTSEQHRISLRTATFAVACERILMAREDRGLYP
- a CDS encoding metallophosphoesterase family protein — its product is MTLLLQISDPHFGTERAVVVDALVALARQQRPDLVVLSGDITQRARSAQFRAARTFTDRLGAPVLAVPGNHDIPLFDLWTRLRCPYVRYSAAFGADLEPVHRSPGLLVVGVNTTRAWRHKNGQIAPPQIERVAGLLESAATTQLRVVVVHQPIAVSRDEDLPHRLHGHQPAMQRWAAAGADLVMGGHIHLPYVVALPALARPMWAVQAGTAVSTRVRSGVPNSVNLLRWDRASTPGTCQIEQWDFSSQTRAFILAEVKEVRPARHTRTA
- a CDS encoding diacylglycerol/lipid kinase family protein gives rise to the protein MATFPDIDLASPLQFVVNVAAGGRDAQTKRDIIEAALRADRRRGDLLFCHHPAELPGMAQQAAAKALAHRTAVVAVGGDGTLNTVAQAAHATGCAMGVVPQGTFNYFARTHGIPTDPADAVRLLLRATPTPVQVAGINDRVFLVNASLGLYPNLLEDREAYKARFGRSRWVAFLAGCATLLRAQRRLRVRIEMGDTVRDVQTLTLFVGNNRLQLQQLGAEPEDTIDGTPGDGSMAALMLRPIGTLSMIGLMLHGALGRLGEAAGVERFEFQHMVVKPTRVHGRRGVKVAFDGEVSTLRAPLHFRVLDTPLYLLAPRRGEAAG
- a CDS encoding YqhA family protein, producing MEKVLSGIGSLLYGMRFTMLFFYAGLVAIIFGILGKFLQETYKLMNTLVFGELEKIDLIIKVLELVDMTMVAQLVWVVALAGVSLFVTTGHFDKKDMKKPDWLDHVNTYNLKLKLAFAIISISGVHALKTYLSGNLTLENIEIVAVVAVIHFMFVLSAIGISFAERLTRETH